TTCATGTACTAGAGACAATCTGCCATCTTCTTGGGAGTTCTCCTTTTGCCTTTGGGAATCAAGATGCTCCGCTACTTGCGTTAGCATCAAGTTAGAGTAAGCATTGTCCTGTCGGGCTAATAAAGAATCGGTACGCTGCTGTGCCAACATTGACACAATTAAGCCGTTCTGAGACGCGATCGCTTTGAGAACATTCTGAGAAGCGTCCATATTCTGCGCCTCATCAGCAATACCTTTTGCAAGTTTAGCGATTTGTGCAGTAGTATCAATTTTTTCTTGAGTTTGCTGCTGTCCTTTTTTTCCAATCACGCTGGCAATCGAGCCAAGCGTCAATTCACGCTCTAGCTTCTGTGCTTTTTCTTGGGCGACAGGATAAGAATAATCATCCTTGAGCGTATTTTTCAATTGTTCAGCCGAAGCGATTGGGTCAGGCGCACCCAATTGTCCAATAGAACTATCAATTGCCGCATTAGCATTTTCTTTGATGTCACCCCAAGCACTGTTAATCTCACCCTTGGCCCATGCTTGAATTTCCGAAACTTCTCCTTGAAGATCCGATACGATAGAACTAAAAAAATCGTTGATGCTGATGCCATAGCTAGGTGCAGCAATAAAGAAACTGCCAACTGTAGCAGAAAGTATTACCCCAATTGTCCGCTTGTTCATTTAAGCTACCTGTCTTGTATGTGATTTTGAAAGTAAATTCTTCGCTAATTCTGATAACTCTTCCCCCCGAATCATTCTGATATAATCCTCACTAAATTTGACTAACCCAAGTAGAGGATTATCTTGATAGTGCTTGAGAAACAAACTGCGTAATTCTTGTTCGTTTGGATTATTAGCAACTGAAGCTAATAAACAGTAAGCAGGATAATAGCGACAGAATGTGAGTTTGCCGTTATCATCAAGCAACCATTGTGAGTAAATCCCCGACTTTTTTGGATAAAAAGCTTCTGTACTGTTGACCCTGATGATTTCAATAGGATATTTAAAGCGAACAATAAACGGGTCAACGGCTGATGATTGAATCCTGCCTACTAAACGTGTAGTGATATTGGCAAATATCTTCTGTGCAGATGCGCTCTGATATATAGTCTCTGGTTCTTGGGCAGAGATGATGACGCGGATACCAGACTTCGCACCATTGGCACACAATCGCCCAATCAACGAGGCGATAGCATCGAATTGAAACAAGATTGGTGCTTCATCAAGGAAGAAGATCGAAGCTTTTGATGATAATGCACGACGTAATGCCGCAGAATATGCACTAAGAGCGAGTATGGCAGCATCAGCTTCACTCGATAAATTACGTAAAGCGAATACTAACAATTTGGCATTAGTTCTAAAACTGGATGGGCGTGAGATTGATTGTCCTACCCTGGTACTCAACCAATAATTTATTCTCAGCCTGATTTGCTCTAAGGCTTCGGAAATCTCTTGACTCTTACTAGCAATAGAATCTAATTGTATGAAAGCTGGAGAACAAAAATTATAAAAATCTTTGAGTGTCGGAGTCTCGTTCCAATATTGAGTCCCAAATCCATTTTGTATTGCTGACTTGTAGCGTGATTTAATTTCATCATCATTAAAAAATGTTTTTAAAGCTAAAGCAATGATTGACTCAATATTGGTGGTAATCGTTGGGCTGACACCAATCATGCTCGTCCCCATCACCATTGTCATCAGCACTGATTTGAGAAATTCCTTAAAATCGTTCAATCGCTCATTTCTCAGTTCTGCATCCAGAGAGCGTAAATCAGGAAGTTCAAAAAGATTGTTTGATTCTTTGGAGATGTCAAAGTATGCCCCATCTTCACCCAGCAGATTGGTGTAGTCGGTGAAAGTGGATGTCCCGTCTGGCTTGGGATAGTCTAGTGCCACTACCGGAATATCTTGTGCAAGTGCCGGGGTAAGAATACCTGCCACCAGCACTGATTTACCTGAACGAGTTGCGCCAAAGACTGCCAAATTCTTATGATTCTGGTACAAGTCTAGATGTACTGGTGTGCCGCCTTCTTCTGCGATTAACTCAAACCCACTGCGATCGCCTGTAGCAGTCCTGATCAATGGCATCAGCCCTGGTGCTTCCGAACTAAAATATGGCAGTCGGCGGTTAAAAGGCTTGGTTAACAACGGCTCCCAAACAAATGGGCAACACTGCAACCATGTCTTCCAGGCGTATTCAATCTCCCGGTCAACTACCGCCGGACGCAAGAAATAGCTGGCAAGATATCGGCAAGCTTCGTCTAATTCCCGTGGGGTTGGGCGGTGGACGAGAAAAGCAACTGCGGTATGCACTACTACACTACCTTTATATATTGTCTTCTGCGCCTCTACCGCTTCTTCAATATTCATGCCTGATTTGACATCAATATTTCCTTTCTCTGTAGATAAAGAAGTGCTGGTAATTGATTGCTTGGTAATGCGTTGAAGATTTGTTTTAGAGATAGTTTGATTTGCCTTTGTTACCTGACAAATAACCTCGGTATCATAAATACTATCTCTAGAAATTAACTCCCACAGATATCGCAATTGAGCTTGCTCGTCATACCACCCCCCTGGCTTTTGGCTGAAGTTGAGCGCCCCAATATATTTATTTTGTAGTTTTACCCATTTTCTATCGAAAAATGGTACAGACTCCTCATTCTCTAACATCTGGTGGCGGATGTGAAAATCGCTCGTCTGAGTTTCTACTATTCCATCTATTGGGTCAATTTTTAATGGATTAGGGATTGCCGGAGGAGTAGAGCAATTAAGCTGTTGCCAAATTGTTGACCAAATTTCTTCAGCACTTAAAACCCTAATCCCCAACTTCATCTTGTTGCCCAGGATAGCTGACCACTGTAAAAATCCATCGTTAAATGAATTTTGCAGAATATTTTCAATTCTAGTATTGTTATGGGCGTGAATTTCACCTGTAAAGCGAAACCAGCCCTTTTCTAATTTTCTAATCAGAGATTCTATAAAATCCTTAGACCGTTCATCGTCATCAATAACAGTGTAAGTACACCATAGTCTCAAAAACTTATTCTTCCTAGCTCCACTTTCCGTTAGTTTTTTAGTCCTTAATCTTTCACTACGTATTAACAATTTTAATTGGTCAATCTGACAATTACTCTCTAGCTTGGACAGTTCTTCTTGTCGGTGATAATCAGACGTAAAAGAACCTAAATGTATTGTTAAGTTTTCCCCTTCGGGAATTTCTTTTAGCCCCGCTTCTATCCCCTCAAAGATCGGCAGCATTTGCGATGATTCTAAATTCGGATGAATCCCTAAACAATCAAAGCAGAATTTAATTTGAATATTTTCACCTTTTTTAAGAATTAATGCGCCTACGCCCTGCCTACCTCCTAAGTTGAGGTCGCAAATACCCGCTAAATGGATAATATCTTCAAAGGGAGTGAGCATTTTCACAACACTAATCTGCTCCTTTTCTAATGCGACTTTACCTAATTTATCTTTAACTTTCTTAGAAGAATTTGGCATAACTTTACCAATCACTGAAATTTAATTATCTTCAAAATTGCGAATTGCGAATTGCGTTAGCGGAGCGGGGCGTTAGCAAGAGTGCGAATTGGTTTATGTCTCATATATCCCCTACTAATTCGAGGGACGCTGACGAACTTACCGAAAAAGTCTTTATTTGTAGAAATTGTCCACCATGTTGCCCATCCCCAAGCAATACTTAATCCTGTACCCAACCAACTTGTTTTCAGTAGATAATTAAAGATAAATACATTGACTACTGCTATTAATGTCCAGGCAAATATTTGATCGGCAGGGAATGGCCCTAGTCTTGGTCTTTCTCCTAAAATCCGATTTACTGTCCGAAAATCATGTTTATTTGACATATTTACTGAATTTAATCAAGAGTTATCAGCTATTAATTCAAATACGTATTTATCAATAACTGATAACTTAAAAAGCTTTCTTACTAAACCTGAACAATCAAACCAGTAATTAAATCTCCAACAAAAACTGCCATAACTATGATTAATGGAGTTCTTGCTAGCGTCTGCCAGTCTTCATCATTCCGGGCAGATTGAATAATCCGAACTAGACTGATCCCAACATATAATAGGAATAAAGCTCTTAATACATTGAAAAAAAGCGCGATAACTGCTGCTGTTTGTCCATTGCCGGCATTACCAAAAGTGGTGGTCATCCAAGTTTGAGCATTATTGAAGAACTGAGCATTAGCTGGAGCCGCCGCAAAATCAATTAGGCAAATTACTGCTAACAGCGCAAATAACACTGCATAGAGATTAATTCCATACTTACTTTGTAGTTTATCGAAGTTAGTAAATAATGCTTGTGACTGTTTCGGCAAGGCAATCACGATGGCAGACGCAATCATAAATCCACCCATCAATATATTGTGGACGGACATCTCTGCTATCATCAACACACCAGTCACACCCATCAGTGTGAGTGTGCCTTTTTTCGCCCTGTCATTCTTCTCCTCAGCTAAAAGTGTTCCTGTTGCTGAAGCAGCAAAATCTGGGTATCCGTAGTCAGTACGCATCTGCTTTCGTTCTCCTGAACGATGTCTTGAGGGATAGGCACATTCTTAAATAAGTCAACCCCAAAATCCACGTACCCTGGTACGGAAAAAAACAGAACTGTAGTACTGTATAAACATTTCTAACAGCAATCATCTACGTAGATAAAAATCTCTTTCTTGTATTATCAGTCTTTGTGCTTGATATACTCACATCCTTAATCATTGATTAGTATAAATATTTGTGCAAACTCTTCAGTAAGTATCAAATATGGGGGATTGACTATTGACTATTTTTATGATGTAAAACGTCAAAATTAGCTTTAATAAAGTTTGGGGGTTTAAGTTAAGAGCTTAATTAAAATCCCCGTTACAAAACTTACTTGCGACTGCGAAAAAGTCACTTGCGACTTGAGTTTAACTTTCCCTTCGATACCTCACCATGTTTTGCATCATAACTAAAAACTGTTAAAACTTGATTGCATGTATAGAAGAAATATGTATAATACTTGCAGCTTGTACTTCAGCATTTGTTAGAAGTAGATATTTGGTCAAGCAAGGAAATTGGGAATTAATTTTCAGTCAGGAGTCAGAATTCAGGAGTCAGGAGCCAGAATGTTGCAGAAGAGTGAATTCTTTTCAATCAATAGAAGAGTTATACCCTCATTGCTTTTAAATTCTGGCTTCTGACTTCTGGGTGCTGAATTCTTACAATTTTCACGCATCATTTGTTGGAGTATTTATGAATAAAAGAAAAATATTTGCAGCACTTGTTTCAATAGGTGTAGGACTATACTTAGGAGCTTGCCAGTCTAATGCGGACAAGGTTGCTCAGGCAGAGAATGACTTAAAACAGGCTTATGCGGCGGCAAGTGATGATGAGCAAAGCCAAAAAGATAAGGAAGTACAGGAGCAAATAAGGCAATATGTAGAAGAGACACCTAACTTATATAGAATAACTTGGAAGGTATGCGGAGACGGGAACGCTCCGTACAAAAACGGAACAAGGTGCAACGAAACCAAAATCCCTCCAACTAAGGGATATTTCCAGCCTGTCTATGTGTGGGGAGCGAATGGAGTCCAATTTGTTAACAAACAGGACTTTGTAAGAAATTTTTGGACTACAGGATTATTCGTCAAATCAAGAGGGTGCTTAAATTTAGGGAAGCCGCGAGAAGAAGGCTTGTACAATGTGAAAAATTTCATGCTCAAGAAAACAGGCACTACTCCTACGCCAGAGAATGTAAAAGTTGAAGTTTTGTTAAAAGAAGAGAAGCAAAAGGTAGTGCAACAGGCTTTTAAGGATGCAGAAGTAGAAAATTATGCGCTGAAAAATTTCGGTGTGTCAGCAACCACAGGATTAATACCCACTGGGAAAACTTGCTTAACAGTAGACGAATGGAAGAAAACGCAATCGTAGTAAAAATCAGGCACTAGTAGTCTGCCAAGGTAACGCAAGCGTGGTGGCAAGCAGAGAGGCAGAGGTGCGGAGGGGCAAGGGGGAAAGAACTTGTACAAATCTCTCCTCTGCTCCCCTGCTCCCTTGCTCCTCTGCCGACCTCCACCCAGCAATTTTGGGTTGGCGAACTACTAGTTGTTAGAGAGATCACAGTTCAACCTCCGCAATTACTTCCCATTCCAGCACCACCAGCCACAGATATCTAAATAGTCCAGCGCAGCGATCGCTTCCCATTGCAGCACCACCAGCCAAATCGGTTTGGGGTCAGAGGGGAATGGCACGCTTGTTAAGCTGAAAGGTAAGCAGCATAGGGATTGCAGAGGAGCAGGGGAGCAAGGGGGCAGAGGGGAATTTCTAAATATCTGAACGCAATGCCTAAAATTTCTTCTTTCTCCCCTGCTCCTCCGCTCCTCTGCACAAGAGCTGCCTCAACGATTTTCCCTTTTCAAGCGTGCCATTCGGGTCAGAGGGAACAGTGAAACCCAAAATTTTTGATGTGAGCAGCGCAGTCAACAGCGATCGCCGTTTCTAAGTTAGTTCAGCCAGTAAATAGTTTTGCTCACGCACATCAGTTATTTAGCAAAGTTTTGTAGTTTTTTATACTTAAGTTTTGCAGTCATTAATTACTTCATGCTTATACTAAGGGATGGCGTAACCGCAAGAGCGTAGCTGATCGCTCTATGAAAATCGCAATTTGCCGACCATTGGTCGGCAAAAACTTAATTATGATTCTGAAAAACTAATCCTTTATATGAGCCAAGATCGAGGGTGTTAAAAGGAGCGGGAATTTGCAGAACACTATGCCATACGATGTCTGTACCTTCCCTTATGCCCTCTGTATTACTGTATTTTTGTAATCTAAAACACCTTGTATTACGCAATTATTATTACTGTAGGCAGCGCTATGCAGTAAAACTTTCTGCATTATACTCATCTAGGTAAATAGGCTAAATGAACCTAACATAAGCTTATTCGTTTACCTAGACAAGTATCATGATACAGCACGGGGATTTCGTTCGATGTTAAAGTTGTATTTTTAACTGTATAATTTACGACCTCATAAACTAACTCGCAATCAGCTAAAGTCCCTTCGGCCATCAGGGAGCATCTTGGCGTTCACCCTGAAAATTGATTCAGGACAAGTTCGGAATCAATTGCAGAACAGTTTGAGTTTTTGGCACGCAAGTTTTACCCATTTCTTGAAGAATTTTTTATAGAGGAATCAAACCACTCTCAAAAAATAAACTAAAAATGACTCTATAGTTTTATGGCGTGATAGCGATTAAATAGCGGGCTATTCGGATAAGGCTTCATTTGGCACTGAAGCAGGGGGAAATTTTGTACAAGTTTCTTAAAATAAGCACCTTTGCCCGTTTTCTTTAACCCAAACCTACACCTGTAATATTTGTGTAGTTAACTTTTAGGAGTATGCTCTTTAACCTGTTGCATTACTTATTAACTATAAAGTCATTTTCAGTTTATTTTTTCACCGATTTTTAGGGGGAACCACAAAAAAAGATACCAGCCTTGTTCTTAATTGCTCGTTGTGTGGCGTGGATCTGGATCGTACTACTCTTTCAGGTGAAAGCTGCGGCGATTGCACGGAGCGCAACAGCAAAGCAGATCGCAAGTGGCGTGTCGATGGCTTGTTGCAATTGCAGTACAGTTAGTTCCACACTTTTTTTTACCGAAATAAATCCTGAGACGGGAGCATCGGCGATAATGATTAACTATCGCGGAGTGTGCATCTAAGGTGAAAATTGACCGTCACGGGAAGGCAAAAGTCCTAACGCCGGAAGAAATCGGGCGTTTGTTTACTTCGGGGTTAACCACAGTCCGGGATAGAACACTTGGTGCAGTGATGCTGTACACTGCCTGTCGTGTCTCCGAATGCGTCACCCTCAAAATTCAGGATGTTTATGACAGCAGAAGCAAAGTCAGACCAGAGCTGAATATTCGCAAAGGCAGCACGAAGGGAAAGCTGTCCACTCGTACAATTCCTGTGCTGGATGAACTGCGGCATCACCTGGAATTGTATAAACCCAAAGTTTCTCGTGATAGTTATCTCTTTCCTGGACGCTGGGGCCGTGGTCATTTGCATGAGGATTATGCGGCACTGATTTTTCGGAGAGGGTGCAAACTAGTAGACATTGAAGGCGCAAGTACTCACAGCTGCCGGAGAACTGCACTGACGCTGATGAGCAATGCGCGAATTCCACTGAGAGTAATTCAGCAAATCAGCGGACATCGAAGCTTGGAGCAACTGCAAGAGTATCTTGACGTGGAAGCGTCGCAAGTTCGGGGTGCGATCGCGGCATTGTCAATGCTGACACCGCCATCAGTTAGCAGCAATAAAAATGACTTGGTAGATGAGAATCATACAGAGTTATTCACAGAGTTCTAGATCGGAAAATGTACGAAAGACGATCTAGACAGGAGTTATGCCAGATAAAGACTATAAGGATTTTCCCAAAAAGTCATTGACAATTCCATCGGCAACACCTCAAGCGATAGCCAATGATAAAAATGAGGCACAGATTGCTCTTTATTTACGTAACTCAGTCGCGGCGTAGGCTTTATCCCTCCATCGGCAACACCTCTTCATTCAGCAAGGCATAAAATTCCGGGACTTGATCCTCGACAAGTCGCAGTTCATCAGGAGCGATCGCCTCAAGTTCCAGTACCGTCTCCCAGCGCAAATCCTCAACCCATCGCTTGAGAATGCCTTTAATTGCGTCTACTCCACGAGAAATACCAGAGCGAAGTATTTCTACGCAGTGGAGTAGCGTAACGCGATCAGTGAAGAGAGCAGAGGGGCAGGGGGGCAGGGGGGCAGAGGGGAAAGAACTTGTACAAATTTCTTCTTTGTTTCTCAACTCCTCAACTCCTCTGCTCCTCTGCTCCTCCGCTCCCCTGCTCTCATCTGTAGTATCCTCCCCCTGGCAATGGGAGTTCCCTATAGCATTAGGGGGGGGTGTGGATACGGCCTGCTGATTGGGGTTTACACTATACGCAGCAGGGGTTTGAGCAGCGTAATAGGTTCGATTTTCTTTTTGATTACGCTTTTCCACGCGATGAGCAATCACCTGGAGAGCAAATTCTAATTCCTCTTTAGATAAAGAGAAAAGTTTCACCTGTTGACCCCGTTTACCTTGCTTGCGGAAAGTCAGCTTTAGCCCCAGCTGTTCTATAAGAGTGCCTAGCAACCAAATAGGTTTACAGTCCAGGGGAATAGTAAACCCAAGAATTGCTTTGACGTGAGCAGCACAATGTATAGCGATCTCCGTCATCTTGAGCAAAGTGGGGTCATCGGCGGTAACTTCATCACCCTTCATTAAAGAAGTGAGAATTTGATGCAGTCCCAGGTTAAATCTAGCCAGCCAGCGTGCGGAATAATTGCCCCAGTCGATGCACAAAGGTAGATTGTCGCGTTCGGTGCGGTCTTTTTGGGTGACAATTGTTGGTGGGGTAGGATAAGTTTGCCCAGTTTTGGGGTCAGTAAACGATTCTTCGGGCGGGGCTAAAATGGCCTCAAGTCCAGCAATTGCTCTAATTAATCGACCACCTTTATCCATTTCTACGAGTGATTCGGTTACTTCGATGCCGTAAGAATCAGAAATGCGGAACTTTTCACATTCAAAAATTTCATTAGGGTCAAGGTAATCTTTGCTCTGACGGGCACGGTACTCGCTCAAAGTAATATTCTTGGCCTTGGCAACAGCCGAATTGTGGGCACGATCCAAAGCTTGTGCTGCTGCTTTTAGACTTTCAAGAGATTGAGGATCTGAATCACTGCCCACATATATAAAGGTATTGCCCATTTCGGTGAGGAGCGATCGCAAGTCATCACGCAGATTATTTAGAGAATAGTGGCGGTT
The Nostoc sp. C052 genome window above contains:
- a CDS encoding tyrosine-type recombinase/integrase, with translation MKIDRHGKAKVLTPEEIGRLFTSGLTTVRDRTLGAVMLYTACRVSECVTLKIQDVYDSRSKVRPELNIRKGSTKGKLSTRTIPVLDELRHHLELYKPKVSRDSYLFPGRWGRGHLHEDYAALIFRRGCKLVDIEGASTHSCRRTALTLMSNARIPLRVIQQISGHRSLEQLQEYLDVEASQVRGAIAALSMLTPPSVSSNKNDLVDENHTELFTEF